In Pedobacter sp. SL55, the following proteins share a genomic window:
- a CDS encoding RagB/SusD family nutrient uptake outer membrane protein, whose translation MKRNIIYALLLSAGLVSCSKVLEEENLTKYSADYIYSTEGGLKLATSAVYSLLRAYANDTENATIFALERGTDLAVTNGGTGNYFGIYDPNNLRPSSSQAAHMWRTMYQIIGKANEIIAAGAKLPETAGLKATVAEAKCFRAQAYFLLYRTYDRIWLNTEPTTWENVDAPKNYKAATNAEVFGLLYNDLDYAIANLSWKSTEPGRFNQAAARHMKAKVALWAKDWDTALDQVAQIDQSKQYRLVALDSVFNAGDLNHSEALMVQQWSKNPGGNLSNNTPLGNYFAAYFIAQYRTEIGGTAEYACSYENWGYTYGRCLPSPYLFSLYNQLKDKRYNSFYIHRYKNTTSSPIAYGNVTVNPGDYFPLYKSGNKNRFVYPGCTKYGDIWTRTPAETRSYKDLIVYRLAETYIIGAEAALMKGNQTLAKQYYNKVWQRAGNDEFTGALTIKDIIDEQARELAFEGDRWYFLKRLGILISQVRNYAGDPEITASIGGRTNLPNNPHFVRWPIPETEVINMGADNFPQNPGYN comes from the coding sequence ATGAAACGAAATATAATTTATGCTTTGTTGTTGAGTGCCGGACTGGTTTCTTGTTCTAAAGTATTAGAAGAAGAAAATCTGACTAAATACTCTGCAGATTACATTTACAGCACCGAAGGTGGTTTAAAGTTAGCTACCAGTGCAGTTTATTCCTTATTGCGTGCCTATGCCAATGATACCGAAAACGCCACCATTTTTGCTTTGGAACGTGGAACGGATTTGGCAGTTACCAATGGTGGTACTGGTAACTATTTTGGTATTTACGATCCCAACAACTTAAGACCATCTTCATCGCAGGCAGCGCACATGTGGCGCACTATGTACCAAATTATAGGTAAGGCCAACGAAATTATTGCTGCAGGAGCAAAATTGCCGGAAACAGCAGGCTTGAAGGCCACTGTAGCCGAGGCGAAGTGCTTTAGGGCACAAGCTTATTTTTTGCTGTACCGCACTTACGATAGAATTTGGCTAAATACTGAACCTACTACTTGGGAAAATGTAGATGCTCCTAAAAACTACAAAGCCGCTACCAATGCGGAGGTTTTTGGCTTGCTTTACAACGATTTGGATTATGCTATAGCTAATCTATCTTGGAAATCAACAGAGCCCGGCAGGTTTAACCAAGCAGCTGCCCGTCACATGAAGGCAAAGGTAGCTTTATGGGCCAAAGATTGGGATACCGCTTTAGATCAGGTAGCTCAAATTGACCAATCTAAACAATATCGTTTGGTGGCTTTAGATAGCGTTTTTAATGCTGGAGATTTGAACCATAGCGAAGCTTTAATGGTACAGCAATGGAGTAAAAATCCGGGAGGAAACCTTTCTAATAACACCCCATTGGGCAATTATTTTGCAGCGTATTTTATTGCCCAATACCGAACAGAAATTGGTGGCACGGCAGAATATGCCTGTAGCTACGAAAATTGGGGCTATACTTATGGAAGATGCCTGCCGAGCCCTTATTTGTTCTCTCTTTACAATCAGTTGAAAGATAAAAGGTACAATTCATTCTATATCCACAGGTACAAAAACACTACCTCTTCGCCAATTGCTTATGGCAATGTTACGGTAAATCCTGGAGATTACTTCCCGTTGTACAAAAGTGGCAACAAAAATAGGTTTGTGTATCCTGGTTGTACCAAATACGGTGATATTTGGACCCGTACACCTGCCGAAACACGCAGCTACAAAGACCTGATCGTGTATCGTCTGGCCGAAACCTACATCATCGGTGCCGAAGCCGCTTTGATGAAAGGTAACCAAACGTTAGCGAAACAATATTATAACAAGGTTTGGCAAAGAGCTGGTAATGATGAGTTTACAGGTGCGCTGACCATTAAAGACATTATTGACGAACAAGCTAGGGAGTTGGCTTTTGAAGGCGATAGATGGTATTTCTTGAAAAGGTTGGGTATACTGATTTCGCAAGTGCGCAATTATGCTGGCGATCCAGAAATTACAGCCTCTATTGGCGGTAGAACCAATTTGCCAAACAATCCGCATTTTGTGAGATGGCCAATTCCAGAAACTGAAGTTATTAACATGGGAGCTGATAATTTCCCTCAAAATCCAGGTTACAATTAA